The Candidatus Lernaella stagnicola genome segment CAAAGCCTTTTTGAAAACCCCGGCTTCCGGTTGGGTGAGCTTACGCAGGTCTCTTTCGCCAAAACCGACGACGATGGCGTTGTAGCCCTCGTTTTTATCGGTTTTAACTTGAACCACGGTACACGGGCCGGCCTCGATGACCGTCAAGGGGAAACGCGTGCCGGCCTTATCATAGGCCTGCGTCATTCCCCTTTTTATCCCCAAGATTCCCGTTGCCATCGGCTACTCCAGTCAGATCAATTTGATGTCGACGGCCACGCCGGCGGACAGTTCGACTTTGTTCATTGCGTCCATCGTTTGCTGATTGGTGTTGTAAATCTCAATCAGCCGCTTATGCGTGCGAATCTCGAATTGCTCGCGACTCTTCTTGTCGACATGCGGCGAGCGCAGCACGCAGAATTTCTCGATGCGGGTCGGCAAAGGAATCGGCCCGCTGACGGCGGCCCCAGTATTTTTGGCCGCAAGTGCGATTTCCCGCGCCGATTTATCCAACAGTTTGTGGTCGTACGCTT includes the following:
- the rpsJ gene encoding 30S ribosomal protein S10 codes for the protein MEGQRIRIRLKAYDHKLLDKSAREIALAAKNTGAAVSGPIPLPTRIEKFCVLRSPHVDKKSREQFEIRTHKRLIEIYNTNQQTMDAMNKVELSAGVAVDIKLI